Proteins from one Telopea speciosissima isolate NSW1024214 ecotype Mountain lineage chromosome 1, Tspe_v1, whole genome shotgun sequence genomic window:
- the LOC122654592 gene encoding probable leucine-rich repeat receptor-like protein kinase At1g35710, translating to MASFITFVLEIVVVWVFFTTVIPTTIAIASESSSSSPEAIALLNWKGGNHNFSGSWNADDTSPCKWNGITCNAAGRVTVIDLSSQSLYADLNKLNFSSFQYLVHLNLSGSAVFGTIPNAIGTLSKLAHLDLSSNGYDFNYLQGEIPPTIGKLSSLISLSLYGNKISGSIPTQMGNLRNLIRLDLGDNRLLSGSIPTQMGNLRNLNELVLGGNHLSGSIPTWMGNLRNLTRLDLGGNSLSGSIPTQMGNLRNLIQLDLRANSLSGSIPTQIGNLRNLNVLVLQANHLSGSIPTSMGNLRNLTRLDLGINLLSGSIPTVYWFNTCNNGNLKNLIYLDLSYNKFTGSILETMGNIKNLDTLDLSDNMFTGSIPTTMGNLKNLQVLYLSNNMFTGSIPTTMGNLKNLKVLHLSHNMLTGSIPMEIGDMELLEELYLNHKKLNGSIPAQLGKLSFIKEVDFGYNDLEGVVPYTIACTFSPEAWNNKGLCNDHSGTICKCIEKGPHPVDKALIAILLSLCSIILLVIVIVVVWFIHSRKAESLKSTIDTRTSKNGDLFSIWNFNGTIAFNDILEATEDFDIKYCIGTGGCESVYMAKLPTGKVVAVKKFHRREVEEKVYEKSFTNEIHVLTTIRHRNIVKLYGFCSHPRGTFLVYEYIDRGSLAYVLGIEAEAVELDWRKRLNVIKGVARALSYLHHDCMPPIIHRDISSKNVLLDADLEPHVSDFGTAKFLNLDSSNRTIPVGTYGYIAPELAYTMVVSEKCDVYSFGVLTLETIMGRHPGELISSLQLPNAKDIILEDVLDPRLPSPTQLVAQDLIFSLMLAISCLCTNPKSRPTMQYISQELGSPMNPHQNPSA from the exons TGGAAATAGTTGTTGTATGGGTTTTTTTCACCACTGTGATCCCTACAACAATAGCAATAGCATctgaatcatcatcatcatcaccagaaGCCATAGCTCTACTCAACTGGAAAGGCGGTAACCACAACTTTTCTGGTTCTTGGAATGCAGATGATACAAGCCCATGTAAGTGGAATGGGATAACTTGCAACGCTGCTGGAAGAGTAACAGTGATAGACTTATCCTCACAAAGCTTATATGCTGAtctcaacaaattgaatttctcttcttttcaataTCTAGTCCATCTCAATCTCAGTGGTAGTGCAGTGTTTGGAACCATCCCAAACGCCATCGGTACGCTTTCCAAACTCGCCCATCTTGATCTATCTTCAAACGGTTATGATTTCAATTATCTCCAAGGGGAAATCCCTCCGACTATAGGTAAGTTGAGCAGCCTCATCAGTCTCTCCCTCTATGGCAATAAAATCAGTGGCTCGATACCCACACAAATGGGGAATTTGAGAAATCTAATTAGGTTGGACCTAGGAGATAACAGGCTGCTTTCAGGTTCAATACCCACACAGATGGGGAATTTGAGAAATCTAAATGAGTTGGTGCTAGGAGGCAACCATCTTTCAGGTTCAATACCCACATGGATGGGGAATTTGAGAAATCTAACTCGGTTGGATCTAGGAGGTAACTCGCTTTCTGGCTCAATACCAACACAGATGGGGAATTTGAGAAATCTAATTCAGTTGGATCTAAGAGCTAACTCGCTTTCAGGTTCAATACCCACACAGATAGGGAATTTGAGAAATCTAAATGTCTTGGTGCTACAAGCCAACCATCTTTCAGGTTCAATACCCACATCGATGGGGAATTTGAGAAATCTAACTCGGTTGGACCTAGGAATTAACTTGCTTTCAGGTTCAATACCTACG GTTTACTGGTTCAATACCTGCAACAATGGGAATCTTAAGAATCTCATCTATTTGGACCTCAGTTACAATAAGTTTACTGGTTCAATTCTTGAAACAATGGGGAATATTAAGAATCTCGACACATTGGACCTAAGTGACAATATGTTTACTGGTTCAATACCTACAACAATGGGGAATCTTAAGAATCTCCAAGTATTGTACCTGAGTAACAATATGTTTACTGGTTCAATACCGACAACAATGGGGAATCTTAAGAATCTCAAAGTATTGCACCTGAGTCACAATATGCTTACTGGTTCAATCCCTATGGAAATTGGAGATATGGAACTATTGGAGGAACTTTATCTCAACCACAAGAAGTTAAATGGTTCAATACCTGCACAGTTGGGGAAACTCAGTTTTATTAAAGAAGTGGATTTCGGCTACAATGATCTAGAGGGTGTTGTTCCATACACAATAGCTTGTACATTTTCACCTGAAGCATGGAATAACAAAGGTCTGTGCAATGATCATTCGGGCACCATATGTAAATGCATAGAGAAAGGGCCGCACCCAGTGGACAAGGCTCTCATTGCCATTCTTCTATCTCTTTGTAGCATCATACTTCTTGTAATTGTTATTGTTGTCGTCTGGTTCATCCACTCCAGGAAAGCAGAGTCCCTAAAGTCCACCATTGATACAAGAACATCAAAAAATGGAGATTTATTTTCCATATGGAACTTTAACGGGACAATTGCATTTAATGACATCTTGGAAGCAACAGAAGATTTTGACATCAAATATTGCATTGGCACTGGAGGTTGTGAGAGTGTTTACATGGCAAAGCTACCTACAGGGAAAGTAGTAGCTGTGAAAAAGTTTCATCGTCGAGAAGTTGAAGAGAAAGTTTATGAGAAGAGCTTCACTAATGAGATACACGTATTAACAACAATTCGGCATCGGAACATTGTGAAACTTTACGGGTTTTGTTCCCATCCAAGGGGCACCTTTTTAGTTTATGAATACATAGATAGGGGAAGCTTAGCTTATGTACTTGGAATTGAAGCAGAGGCCGTGGAATTGGATTGGAGGAAACGGTTAAATGTCATCAAAGGGGTCGCTCGAGCTTTGTCTTACTTGCATCATGATTGTATGCCACCAATAATTCATCGGGACATATCAAGCAAAAACGTATTGTTGGATGCAGATCTCGAGCCTCATGTCTCCGACTTTGGAACTGCTAAATTTCTAAATCTTGATTCGTCCAACCGCACTATACCTGTAGGCACATATGGATATATTGCTCCAG aGCTCGCCTATACCATGGTTGTGTCTGAAAAATGCGATGTCTATAGCTTTGGGGTGCTGACACTAGAAACAATTATGGGAAGGCATCCTGGTGAGCTCATATCTTCATTACAATTGCCAAATGCAAAAGACATAATACTAGAGGATGTGTTAGACCCGCGTCTCCCATCACCAACACAATTGGTAGCACAAGATTTGATTTTTTCATTGATGCTTGCAATTTCATGCTTGTGCACCAATCCAAAATCTCGTCCAACTATGCAATACATATCTCAGGAACTAGGAAGTCCTATGAACCCTCATCAAAATCCTTCTGCATGA